Proteins found in one Leguminivora glycinivorella isolate SPB_JAAS2020 chromosome 22, LegGlyc_1.1, whole genome shotgun sequence genomic segment:
- the LOC125237703 gene encoding uncharacterized protein LOC125237703 — MVAMLANPKWSEDLTIQMIIEYEKREYLWNPVSEHYKNKKIREQGYVEIINELNLVDVTVKELKNKIKNIRSSYSVELKKIRAARKAGAHAYRPSVTWFEHADRFLRAIVTPSSVDTSLLEIPASDDSDAVQDLSERKSPEKKSPRKRRSSTRSSTPYVLNTPSPRPGTPFGLSQPAAPFGILPPASSSFLNPPVGIATPLITSLATIYPVPAKQKKGNYDDRSDDGPQDLSQHSENGNENEFEMFGKLIASQLRKLPLSLALETQLKIQTLVNAARIQAVYQQYNYPGPSQEALSVQALSNGILASMATQSSYASRVMGLRNDSPEDMSRDMRTENSLGSEVDD; from the exons ATGGTAGCCATGCTAGCCAATCCCAAATGGAGCGAGGACTTGACGATTCAAATGATCATAGAGTACGAAAAACGCGAATATCTATGGAACCCCGTATCGGAACATTACAAGAATAAGAAGATACGCGAGCAAGGTTACGTGGAGATTATTAACGAGTTGAACTTGGtggatgtcactgtaaaagaaTTGAAGAATAAGATAAAAAATATCCGGTCGTCGTACAGTGTGGAGCTGAAGAAAATTCGCGCGGCGCGGAAGGCCGGCGCGCATGCGTACCGGCCCAGCGTCACGTGGTTCGAGCACGCAGACAGGTTTCTGCGGGCGATCGTCACTCCGAGTTCC GTGGATACGAGTTTGCTAGAGATACCGGCGAGCGACGACAGCGACGCCGTGCAAGATTTAAGCGAGCGGAAATCTCCGGAGAAAAAGAGTCCTCGTAAAAGGCGCAGCTCGACGCGTTCGTCGACGCCGTACGTGCTGAACACGCCGTCGCCGCGGCCCGGGACACCGTTCGGGCTGAGCCAGCCCGCCGCGCCGTTCGGCATCCTCCCGCCTGCCTCCTCCTCGTTCCTCAACCCTCCCGTGGGGATCGCGACGCCGCTCATTACGTCCCTCGCCACCATCTACCCGGTGCCCGCTAAACAAAAGAAAGGCAATTACGACGATCGGAGCGACGACGGCCCTCAGGATTTAAGTCAGCACTCTGAAAACGGAAACGAGAATGAGTTCGAAATGTTCGGGAAACTGATAGCGAGCCAACTGCGGAAGTTGCCACTCAGTTTGGCGTTGGAAACGCAGCTCAAGATACAAACTTTGGTGAACGCGGCGAGAATTCAGGCTGTTTATCAGCAATACAACTACCCCGGGCCGTCGCAGGAAGCGCTCTCCGTGCAGGCGTTGTCCAATGGGATTCTGGCTAGCATGGCTACTCAAAGCTCTTATGCCTCACGTGTTATGGGTTTGAGGAATGATTCTCCGGAAGATATGAGCCGCGATATGAGGACCGAAAATTCTTTGGGGTCGGAGGTAGATGATTAA